Proteins from a single region of Procambarus clarkii isolate CNS0578487 chromosome 62, FALCON_Pclarkii_2.0, whole genome shotgun sequence:
- the LOC123766400 gene encoding glutamate receptor ionotropic, delta-2 — translation MSVSGRQLRVGTGYWVPWVDLHSHPDGTLTADGVAVTILDIIAKKLNFTYVLVGNADIEWGQEAQNGSFTGLMGMCVGEEVDVALGPFVITYRRSQVADFSMPLYFESWGIFLPRPRLESDLAGFLKPFTWQVWEVLGGMILLTMVLGAVLNWLASGSWRGPDAGIKEEPSGGVFRPSWVLRTLVNEDTNELPRTAVGRLLLGTWLVGSFILCSAYQGVLTSLLTVPLVSVPVNSLEDLVSYGKIPWALEFGTVIQQEFKEAKAGVNKVVYEGSSAVRSTWDARDSIKEGKLAMIADDFSMIKITNDDYSNTGECHYYIGKEMFRSAPLAYCFPKGSPLVQHFNKWIALLQESGLVSRSVLALTSNASACLVPPGKEGGGNQSLVLTFPDLAGVFLLLVAGLGVGTLACVVEMFSSCWKV, via the exons ATGTCAGTGAGCGGACGTCAGTTGAGGGTGGGCACCGGGTACTGGGTACCCTGGGTGGACCTCCACTCCCACCCTGATGGTACTCTAACAGCCGATGGCGTCGCCGTCACCATTCTTGACATTATTGCCAAAAAACTTAATTTCAC GTACGTGTTGGTGGGGAACGCTGACATAGAGTGGGGGCAGGAGGCGCAGAACGGCTCCTTCACCGGCCTGATGggcatgtgtgtgggggag GAGGTGGACGTTGCATTGGGACCTTTCGTCATCACCTACCGCAGGTCCCAGGTGGCAGACTTCTCTATGCCGCTGTACTTCGAGTCCTGGGGCATCTTCCTGCCTCGGCCACGGCTGGAGAGCGATCTGGCAGGTTTCCTCAAGCCCTTCACGTGGCAG gtgtgggaggtgCTGGGGGGAATGATCCTTCTTACGATGGTCTTGGGTGCTGTCCTCAACTGGCTCGCCTCTGGGTCATGGAGAGGGCCGGATGCTGGGATCAAGGAGGAGCCTTCTGGTGGAGTCTTCCGTCCCTCCTGGGTCCTCAGGACCCTTGTCAATGAAG ACACAAATGAGCTGCCGAGGACTGCAGTAGGACGGCTCCTCCTGGGGACGTGGCTGGTGGGTTCGTTCATCCTGTGCTCAGCCTACCAGGGCGTCCTCACCTCCCTGCTGACGGTGCCCCTCGTCAGCGTCCCCGTCAACTCCCTGGAGGACCTCGTCAGCTACGGCAAGATCCCCTGGGCGCTGGAGTTTGGAACCGTCATACAACAAGAGTTTAAG GAGGCCAAGGCCGGGGTGAACAAGGTGGTCTACGAGGGCAGCAGCGCCGTCCGCAGCACCTGGGACGCCAGGGACAGTATCAAGGAGGGCAAGCTCGCCATGATCGCCGACGACTTCTCCATGATAAAG ATCACAAATGATGACTACAGCAACACTGGAGAATGTCACTACTATATTGGCAAGGAGATGTTCAGGTCTGCCCCATTAGCATATTGCTTTCCAAAAGGCAGTCCACTTGTCCAGCACTTCAACAAATG GATAGCACTACTACAAGAGTCCGGACTGGTGAGCCGTAGCGTGCTGGCCCTCACCTCCAATGCTTCAGCCTGCCTGGTGCCACCcggtaaggaagggggtggtaaccAGTCCCTCGTCCTCACCTTCCCTGACCTCGCTGGGGTCTTCCTCCTCTTAGTTGCTG GTTTGGGTGTTGGAACTCTGGCTTGTGTTGTAGAGATGTTCTCTTCCTGCTGGAAGGTCTAA